A window from Malania oleifera isolate guangnan ecotype guangnan chromosome 7, ASM2987363v1, whole genome shotgun sequence encodes these proteins:
- the LOC131159691 gene encoding uncharacterized protein LOC131159691, giving the protein MAEEAGMFMVHQTIGSVLCCKCGIPMAPNAANMCVKCLRSEVDITEGLQKHVIIMHCPECDSYLQPPRTWIKAQLESKELLTFCVNKLKKNLKEVRLVHAEFIWTEPHSKRIKVKLRVQKEVLNGAILEQSYIVEYVQQEHMCESCSRVQANPDQWVASVQLRQHVSHRRTFFYLEQLILKHDAAARAIKIKQVDHGIDFFFGNRSHGVKFVEFLGKVVPVRSRQDKQLVSHDLKSNDYNYKYTFSVEICPICREDLICLPPKVAVSLGNFGPLVICTKVSNSITLLDPFTLRHCFLDADQYWRASFKSLLSSRRLVEYIVLDVEPVSSDINVGGCKFALADAQVARLSDFGKNDTIFSIKTHLGHILNPGDYAFGYDLYGANSNDVELDKYKSLVIPDAILIKKSYEEKRRESRGKPRSWKVKSLSMEVDDSSKSRVEQDNTEYEKFLDDLEDNPDMRFPLSLYRNKEYRQSETESTTDGEGLGLPVWELAQLHLSDEEDEDDEDDRMRE; this is encoded by the coding sequence ATGGCTGAAGAAGCAGGTATGTTTATGGTGCATCAAACCATTGGCAGTGTTTTGTGTTGCAAATGTGGTATTCCAATGGCTCCAAATGCTGCCAATATGTGTGTGAAGTGCTTGCGTTCTGAAGTTGACATTACCGAAGGTTTGCAGAAGCATGTGATAATCATGCATTGTCCTGAGTGTGACAGCTACTTGCAGCCTCCAAGAACTTGGATAAAGGCTCAGCTGGAATCAAAGGAGCTGCTGACATTCTGTGTGAACAAActgaaaaagaatttgaaagaagTTAGGTTGGTTCATGCCGAATTCATTTGGACTGAACCTCACTCCAAGAGGATAAAGGTCAAGTTAAGAGTTCAGAAAGAAGTCCTTAATGGAGCAATTCTTGAGCAGTCTTACATTGTTGAGTATGTTCAGCAGGAGCACATGTGTGAATCTTGTTCTAGGGTTCAGGCCAATCCTGACCAGTGGGTGGCTTCAGTGCAACTGCGGCAGCATGTTTCTCACAGACGGACTTTCTTTTATTTGGAGCAGCTTATTCTTAAGCATGATGCTGCTGCCCGTGCCATAAAAATTAAGCAGGTGGATCATGGTATTGATTTCTTTTTTGGTAATCGTAGCCATGGTGTAAAATTTGTTGAGTTTTTGGGTAAAGTTGTGCCTGTAAGGAGTCGTCAGGACAAACAGCTTGTGTCCCATGATCTCAAGAGCAATGACTACAATTACAAGTACACATTTTCTGTTGAGATCTGCCCAATCTGCCGTGAGGATCTGATCTGCCTCCCTCCAAAAGTTGCAGTTAGTTTGGGAAATTTTGGTCCCCTTGTGATTTGCACTAAAGTGAGCAACAGCATTACATTACTAGATCCATTCACTCTTAGACACTGTTTCTTGGATGCTGACCAGTACTGGAGGGCATCATTTAAGTCTCTACTCAGCAGTAGGCGGCTGGTGGAATATATCGTATTAGATGTGGAGCCTGTTTCTTCTGATATTAATGTTGGTGGGTGTAAGTTTGCTTTAGCTGATGCGCAAGTGGCTCGTTTGTCTGATTTTGGGAAGAATGACACCATTTTCTCTATAAAAACGCATCTAGGACATATTTTAAATCCCGGAGATTATGCTTTTGGTTATGACCTATATGGAGCTAACAGTAATGACGTAGAACTCGACAAGTACAAAAGTCTTGTTATTCCTGATGCAATTCTAATAAAGAAGAGCTATGAAGAGAAGCGTCGCGAGAGTCGTGGGAAGCCTCGCTCATGGAAGGTTAAATCTCTCAGCATGGAAGTTGATGACTCTTCAAAGAGTAGAGTAGAGCAGGATAATACAGAGTATGAAAAGTTTTTGGACGACTTGGAGGATAACCCTGATATGCGCTTCCCCTTATCTTTGTACCGTAATAAAGAATACCGGCAATCTGAAACCGAATCTACGACTGATGGGGAGGGACTGGGTCTTCCTGTGTGGGAGCTTGCACAACTTCATTTAAGTGATGAAGAAGACGAAGATGACGAGGACGATAGAATGAGAGAGTGA